A stretch of the Rhodothermales bacterium genome encodes the following:
- a CDS encoding adenylate kinase, whose amino-acid sequence MRTVLFGPPGVGKGSQASMLAEREGVTHISTGILLRRAIREETRLGTEARQYVESGKLVPGALVRSLAEEALQACGYDGFVLDGYPRTIQQAEWLMYDLNQKEKPLTAVISLVVRDEVIVDRLSKRRVNRVTGENYHLDFKPVPADVNPDHIIQRKDDRADAILKRLEIYREETHPVEDWFRGRGLLVEVSGEGSFEEVYARIVQAVQTAI is encoded by the coding sequence ATGCGCACCGTATTGTTCGGCCCACCCGGAGTAGGTAAAGGAAGCCAAGCATCCATGCTGGCTGAGCGCGAGGGTGTCACGCATATTTCCACCGGGATTCTTCTTCGCCGTGCCATTCGGGAGGAAACGCGGTTGGGCACGGAGGCCCGCCAGTATGTGGAGTCCGGGAAACTCGTGCCCGGTGCCTTGGTCCGCAGTCTCGCCGAGGAAGCCTTGCAAGCCTGTGGATATGATGGTTTCGTCCTGGACGGCTATCCCCGCACCATCCAGCAGGCCGAATGGCTGATGTACGACCTGAACCAGAAGGAAAAACCCCTCACGGCCGTTATCAGTCTGGTCGTCCGGGACGAGGTCATCGTGGATCGTCTCTCAAAGCGTCGCGTCAACCGGGTAACAGGGGAGAACTACCACCTGGATTTCAAACCCGTGCCGGCCGATGTCAATCCGGATCATATCATTCAGCGCAAGGATGATCGCGCCGACGCCATCCTGAAACGCCTGGAAATCTACCGGGAGGAGACCCATCCGGTTGAGGATTGGTTCCGCGGACGCGGCCTTCTGGTGGAGGTCAGTGGCGAGGGGTCCTTCGAGGAGGTTTACGCGCGCATTGTCCAGGCGGTCCAGACGGCAATCTGA
- a CDS encoding polyprenyl synthetase family protein yields the protein MSDTAKAYISEARARIDAALSTIVRHSDPERLYGPVRHVLDAPGKRFRPLLAMAAGDVFKARPEASLAAGLSVEIFHTFTLVHDDIMDRSPERRGRTTVHEKWDEATAILCGDYLVGLSLEQLMGLPAERLPDVMRTFTGTIRILCEGQIRDMAFEERHDVALEEYLRMIDQKTGALLQTSLVLGGLAGEASASDFDTLRDVGFQLGRAFQIQDDLLDLIADAEAWGKPVGGDLVHGKKTFLLLTAVANAGGNDRAWFDEILRSGLSEDRIPEARQRMEAAGVLDAAREAVIFHSGNARTRIAQLPSGTGRDVLLHLADRMQERVH from the coding sequence GTGTCCGACACCGCCAAGGCATATATCAGCGAGGCCCGGGCGCGCATAGATGCAGCACTTTCAACGATTGTCCGGCATTCCGACCCGGAACGGCTGTATGGCCCGGTGCGCCATGTGTTGGATGCGCCCGGCAAACGATTCCGTCCGCTCCTGGCCATGGCAGCAGGCGACGTGTTCAAGGCCCGACCTGAGGCGTCCCTCGCAGCCGGCCTTTCCGTGGAAATCTTCCACACCTTCACGCTCGTACACGATGACATCATGGATCGTTCGCCGGAGCGCCGTGGACGCACTACCGTGCACGAAAAATGGGATGAAGCGACGGCCATCCTGTGCGGAGACTACCTCGTAGGGTTGTCGCTGGAACAGCTGATGGGGTTGCCCGCCGAACGTCTGCCTGATGTCATGCGGACGTTTACAGGGACCATCCGCATACTGTGTGAGGGCCAGATCCGGGACATGGCGTTCGAGGAACGGCACGATGTCGCGCTGGAGGAGTATCTGCGGATGATTGACCAGAAGACCGGTGCCCTGCTCCAGACATCGCTGGTTCTGGGCGGCCTTGCCGGAGAGGCATCCGCTTCGGATTTCGACACGTTGCGGGATGTGGGATTCCAACTGGGAAGGGCATTCCAGATACAGGATGACTTGCTGGATTTGATTGCAGATGCCGAAGCCTGGGGGAAACCGGTGGGCGGTGATCTCGTGCACGGGAAGAAGACGTTCCTTCTGCTCACGGCGGTGGCCAATGCCGGCGGAAACGATCGGGCCTGGTTCGACGAAATCCTGCGTTCAGGGCTGTCGGAAGATCGGATACCTGAAGCCCGTCAACGAATGGAAGCAGCGGGCGTGCTGGATGCGGCGCGGGAAGCCGTTATATTCCACTCCGGTAATGCCCGTACCCGGATAGCACAACTTCCTTCCGGTACGGGTCGCGACGTGTTGTTGCATCTCGCAGATCGGATGCAGGAACGCGTACATTGA
- a CDS encoding HPr family phosphocarrier protein, translating into MIEREVTVTNRAGLHTRPASMIVRTAAGFKSDFFIHKDGYEINGKSIIGVMTLAAEQGATLTLHLDGPDEEDAFAALAQLFEDGFGEVK; encoded by the coding sequence ATGATTGAACGGGAAGTCACCGTAACCAACCGGGCAGGCCTTCACACGCGGCCGGCCTCCATGATTGTCCGGACGGCGGCCGGCTTCAAATCTGATTTCTTCATTCACAAGGATGGGTACGAAATCAATGGCAAGAGCATCATCGGCGTAATGACGTTGGCGGCCGAGCAGGGAGCTACGTTGACGCTTCATCTGGATGGACCGGATGAAGAGGACGCCTTTGCCGCACTTGCCCAGTTGTTTGAGGATGGATTCGGTGAGGTGAAATAG
- the ptsP gene encoding phosphoenolpyruvate--protein phosphotransferase — MRTLKGIGVAPGIATGPVVVYARVSFDVEKRVLAAEELSAELSRFEQAVQRAERDLKKIIALTREKLGEDSASIFEAQQLILRDDALYNAVVESIRRHNVNAEYAVKSVMSKHRQSMESSDSEYLRERANDLLDIQDRIIRHLRRGVILSDIPAESIVVAENLTAADIILFSRKGILGCATDFGGPTSHVSIMARALGVPAIVGMHDVTTQVTDGQLVVVDGLKGELTVEPDEAAVEFYRRKQERYARLVQEDMALVPLPSETLDGHHINLEANLELRDELPLLNEYGAEGIGLFRTEIILLMENRLIVSEAEQFELYRDVVKGASPGHTTFRMLDLGGDKLLPMGHREQNPFLGWRGIRILLQKPDLLVPQLRAILRASAFGPVRILLPMITTIDEIRSFRRHYQGVQAALEGEGVAFDPHVPVGIMIEVPAAALSARDLAQEVDFFSIGTNDLTQYVMAVDRGNDLVSELYDELHPAVLRLIHETTQAAHEAGIPVSLCGELAANLRAVPVLIGLGITALSASPVYLPGIKRVVRAMRKSEGVALAERAMASSDAAETRAFLDQWLEEHACGLSFFLDGARATG, encoded by the coding sequence GTGCGAACGCTGAAAGGTATCGGCGTGGCACCGGGCATTGCCACGGGCCCCGTAGTCGTCTATGCACGCGTATCCTTTGACGTGGAGAAGCGGGTGCTGGCCGCGGAAGAACTTTCAGCAGAACTGAGCCGGTTTGAGCAGGCGGTCCAGCGGGCGGAGCGCGATCTCAAAAAAATCATTGCGCTCACCCGGGAGAAACTCGGGGAGGACAGTGCGTCCATTTTCGAGGCCCAGCAACTCATTCTCCGGGACGATGCCCTCTACAACGCCGTAGTAGAGTCCATCCGGCGCCACAATGTGAACGCCGAGTACGCCGTCAAGTCCGTGATGTCGAAGCACCGGCAGTCCATGGAGTCCAGCGACAGCGAGTACCTGCGTGAGCGGGCAAATGACTTGCTGGACATCCAGGATCGCATTATCCGGCACCTGAGAAGGGGGGTCATCCTGTCGGACATTCCGGCCGAATCGATCGTCGTGGCCGAGAATCTGACGGCTGCCGACATCATCCTGTTCTCACGGAAAGGCATCCTGGGCTGCGCCACCGACTTTGGCGGTCCGACATCCCATGTATCCATCATGGCGCGCGCCCTGGGCGTTCCGGCCATCGTGGGTATGCATGATGTGACCACACAGGTGACCGACGGTCAACTCGTGGTTGTGGATGGGCTGAAGGGGGAACTGACTGTTGAGCCCGACGAGGCGGCGGTGGAGTTCTACCGCCGCAAACAGGAACGCTACGCACGCCTGGTCCAGGAGGACATGGCCCTTGTACCGCTTCCGTCCGAAACGTTGGATGGTCATCACATCAACCTGGAAGCAAACCTGGAGCTGCGCGACGAACTGCCACTCCTGAACGAGTACGGCGCAGAAGGAATCGGATTGTTCCGGACGGAAATCATCCTGTTGATGGAGAATCGGCTCATCGTGTCCGAGGCGGAGCAATTCGAGTTGTACAGGGATGTAGTCAAGGGGGCCTCTCCCGGACATACCACGTTCCGTATGCTTGACCTGGGTGGTGACAAGTTGCTTCCAATGGGACACCGGGAGCAGAACCCGTTCCTGGGATGGCGTGGAATCCGGATCCTGCTCCAGAAGCCGGACTTGTTGGTGCCCCAGTTGCGTGCCATCCTCCGTGCCAGTGCGTTCGGGCCGGTCCGCATCCTCCTTCCCATGATCACGACGATCGACGAAATTCGGTCGTTCCGCAGACACTATCAGGGGGTTCAGGCGGCGCTGGAGGGAGAGGGAGTCGCTTTCGATCCCCATGTGCCGGTGGGGATCATGATTGAAGTCCCTGCGGCGGCCTTGTCTGCGCGGGACCTGGCACAGGAAGTGGATTTCTTTTCCATCGGTACGAATGACCTGACGCAGTATGTCATGGCTGTGGATCGGGGCAATGACCTGGTATCGGAGTTGTATGACGAATTGCATCCGGCCGTGCTGCGGCTCATCCACGAGACCACACAGGCGGCTCATGAAGCCGGTATCCCGGTCAGCCTCTGCGGTGAACTGGCGGCCAACCTGCGTGCGGTTCCGGTACTCATCGGACTGGGGATAACCGCACTGTCCGCATCGCCCGTCTACCTGCCCGGTATCAAACGGGTGGTGCGGGCCATGCGCAAGAGTGAAGGTGTGGCTCTGGCCGAACGGGCCATGGCATCGTCCGATGCCGCCGAAACCCGGGCGTTCCTGGATCAGTGGCTTGAGGAGCACGCCTGTGGACTGAGTTTCTTCCTGGACGGTGCCCGGGCAACCGGCTGA